A genomic region of Oncorhynchus mykiss isolate Arlee chromosome 4, USDA_OmykA_1.1, whole genome shotgun sequence contains the following coding sequences:
- the LOC110522003 gene encoding single-minded homolog 1-like isoform X2 — protein MKEKSKTAARTRREKENSEFYELAKMLPLPSAITSQLDKASIIRLTTSYLKMRIVFPQGLGEAWGHTSRTRTLDNVGREMGSHLLQTLDGFIFVVAPDGKIMYISETASVHLGLSQVELTGNSIYEYVHPADHDEMTAVLTPHQPYHSHFVQEYEMERSFFLRMKCVLAKRNAGLTSGGYKVIHCSGYLKIRQYSLDMLSFDGCYQNVGLVAVGHSLPPSAVTEIKLHSNMFMFRASLDMKLIFLDSRVAELTGYEPQDLIEKTLYHHVHSCDTFHLRCAHHLLLVKGQVTTKYYRFLAKQGGWVWVQSYATIVHNSRSSRPHCIVSVNYVLTDTEYKGMQLSLDQMTPSKPAFHYSSPPSRTEERKGTKSRMTHTKAKIRVSPYPQQFSAFHPERSESDQDSQWGGSPLTESASPQLLDQGEGAEGGACAYRLYPDSGSLCYGLALSEEDLTHSHNHSHHPATACDSGAHCQAGRYFLGAAPQSGREAWWDATRSVLSLPKSSLENGEGYDLTSYHSVVHGRGHWDEESVVSSPEGGGGSTSDSGERCRDGTGSDHFRASPQEPSKMETLIHATQHMIKEEESRLQLRKGPLDALGPVGGPSNNSPCSFTPSTLPLPQAAMPGVVCRGPGVANGINLTLTSERLYPRDDGSKVLDSHGNIDNNTASPASLSRLSSPSTDGIPRSGLSVSKDYLHGQTDVSPHHHPLGQQGSPLPYQAQEMQPLDRHAAYALTGYSQVHLYDAESLRNYSGLGCGGAQYDMVPHMRMQADQMQGHKGTSVIITNGS, from the exons ATGAAGGAGAAATCCAAAACTGCCGCAAGGACTAGACGGGAAAAGGAGAACAGCGAATTCTATGAACTGGCCAAAATGTTGCCTTTACCCTCGGCTATCACGTCTCAGCTGGACAAAGCGTCTATAATAAGACTGACAACAAGTTATCTGAAGATGAGAATTGTCTTCCCTCAGG GTTTGGGTGAAGCTTGGGGTCACACGAGTCGAACGAGAACTTTGGACAATGTCGGACGTGAGATGGGATCCCATCTTCTCCAG ACATTGGACGGCTTCATCTTTGTAGTGGCGCCGGACGGAAAGATCATGTACATATCTGAGACAGCATCAGTCCATTTGGGACTCTCTCAG GTAGAGCTGACCGGGAACAGTATTTACGAATATGTCCACCCCGCCGACCACGACGAAATGACTGCCGTTCTCACCCCACATCAGCCATACCACTCACATTTCGTCCAAG AATATGAGATGGAGCGCTCTTTCTTCTTGAGGATGAAATGTGTGCTGGCAAAGAGAAACGCCGGCCTCACCAGTGGTGGATATAAG gtgatCCACTGCAGCGGTTACCTAAAGATCCGTCAGTACAGCCTGGACATGTTGTCTTTCGACGGCTGCTACCAGAACGTGGGCCTGGTGGCGGTGGGACACTCTTTGCCTCCCAGCGCCGTGACAGAGATCAAGCTGCACAGCAACATGTTCATGTTCAGAGCCAGCCTCGACATGAAGCTAATCTTCCTCGACTCGAG gGTGGCAGAGCTGACTGGTTACGAGCCCCAGGACCTCATTGAGAAGACTCTGTACCACCACGTCCACAGCTGTGACACCTTCCACCTGCGTTGTGCCCACCACCTGT TGCTGGTGAAGGGCCAGGTGACTACTAAGTACTACCGTTTCCTAGCCAAACAGGGGGGCTGGGTGTGGGTGCAAAGCTACGCCACCATTGTCCACAACAGCCGCTCCTCCAGACCCCACTGCATCGTCAGCGTCAACTACGTTCTTAC agataCTGAGTATAAGGGAATGCAGCTGTCCTTGGACCAGATGACCCCTAGCAAGCCAGCGTTCCACTACAGCAGCCCTCCGAGTCgtacagaggagaggaaggggaccaAGTCCCGTATGACACACACCAAGGCCAAAATCAGAGTGTCTCCCTACCCACAGCAG TTTTCAGCCTTTCACCCCGAGCGTTCCGAGTCCGACCAGGACAGCCAATGGGGAGGCAGCCCTCTGACAGAATCTGCCTCCCCTCAGCTGCTGGACCAAGGTGAGGGAGCGGAGGGCGGGGCCTGTGCCTACAGACTCTACCCGGACTCCGGCTCCCTCTGCTATGGCCTGGCTCTCTCCGAGGAGGACCTCACGCACAGCCACAACCACTCCCACCATCCTGCCACTGCCTGCGACAGCGGTGCCCACTGCCAGGCTGGCCGTTACTTCCTGGGCGCTGCTCCCCAATCTGGACGGGAGGCCTGGTGGGACGCAACACGCTCCGTCCTCTCCCTGCCCAAGTCGTCTTTGGAGAATGGCGAGGGCTACGACCTCACTTCCTACCACAGCGTGGTCCATG GAAGGGGTCACTGGGATGAAGAGAGCGTGGTCAGCTCACCAGAAGGGGGCGGAGGCTCCACCAGTGACTCGGGCGAGCGTTGCCGCGATGGCACTGGCAGTGACCATTTCCGAGCGAGTCCTCAGGAGCCCAGCAAGATGGAGACTCTGATCCATGCCACGCAGCACATGATTAAGGAGGAGGAGAGCCGTTTGCAGCTGCGCAAGGGGCCACTGGACGCCCTGGGCCCAGTGGGGGGCCCCTCCAACAACAGCCCCTGCTCCTTCACCCCCTCTACCCTGCCCCTCCCTCAGGCCGCCATGCCTGGCGTGGTGTGCCGCGGGCCGGGGGTCGCCAACGGCATCAACCTCACCCTCACCTCCGAGCGCCTCTATCCCCGCGATGATGGCAGCAAGGTTTTGGATTCCCATGGCAACATCGACAACAACACAGCCAGTCCGGCGTCTCTGTCGCGCCTCAGCAGCCCCAGCACCGATGGGATCCCCAGGTCAGGCCTGTCTGTCTCAAAAGACTACCTGCATGGTCAGACAGACGtctcaccccaccaccaccctctAGGGCAGCAGGGGAGCCCACTGCCTTACCAGGCCCAGGAGATGCAGCCCCTGGACAGGCATGCTGCCTACGCCCTGACCGGCTACTCCCAGGTGCACCTGTATGACGCAGAGAGCCTGAGGAACTACTCGGGGCTGGGCTGCGGAGGGGCTCAGTACGACATGGTGCCCCACATGAGGATGCAGGCCGACCAGATGCAAGGACACAAGGGCACATCAGTGATCATCACCAATGGGAGCTGA
- the LOC110522003 gene encoding single-minded homolog 1-like isoform X1 → MKEKSKTAARTRREKENSEFYELAKMLPLPSAITSQLDKASIIRLTTSYLKMRIVFPQGLGEAWGHTSRTRTLDNVGREMGSHLLQVGSHILQTLDGFIFVVAPDGKIMYISETASVHLGLSQVELTGNSIYEYVHPADHDEMTAVLTPHQPYHSHFVQEYEMERSFFLRMKCVLAKRNAGLTSGGYKVIHCSGYLKIRQYSLDMLSFDGCYQNVGLVAVGHSLPPSAVTEIKLHSNMFMFRASLDMKLIFLDSRVAELTGYEPQDLIEKTLYHHVHSCDTFHLRCAHHLLLVKGQVTTKYYRFLAKQGGWVWVQSYATIVHNSRSSRPHCIVSVNYVLTDTEYKGMQLSLDQMTPSKPAFHYSSPPSRTEERKGTKSRMTHTKAKIRVSPYPQQFSAFHPERSESDQDSQWGGSPLTESASPQLLDQGEGAEGGACAYRLYPDSGSLCYGLALSEEDLTHSHNHSHHPATACDSGAHCQAGRYFLGAAPQSGREAWWDATRSVLSLPKSSLENGEGYDLTSYHSVVHGRGHWDEESVVSSPEGGGGSTSDSGERCRDGTGSDHFRASPQEPSKMETLIHATQHMIKEEESRLQLRKGPLDALGPVGGPSNNSPCSFTPSTLPLPQAAMPGVVCRGPGVANGINLTLTSERLYPRDDGSKVLDSHGNIDNNTASPASLSRLSSPSTDGIPRSGLSVSKDYLHGQTDVSPHHHPLGQQGSPLPYQAQEMQPLDRHAAYALTGYSQVHLYDAESLRNYSGLGCGGAQYDMVPHMRMQADQMQGHKGTSVIITNGS, encoded by the exons ATGAAGGAGAAATCCAAAACTGCCGCAAGGACTAGACGGGAAAAGGAGAACAGCGAATTCTATGAACTGGCCAAAATGTTGCCTTTACCCTCGGCTATCACGTCTCAGCTGGACAAAGCGTCTATAATAAGACTGACAACAAGTTATCTGAAGATGAGAATTGTCTTCCCTCAGG GTTTGGGTGAAGCTTGGGGTCACACGAGTCGAACGAGAACTTTGGACAATGTCGGACGTGAGATGGGATCCCATCTTCTCCAG gtTGGATCCCACATCCTCCAG ACATTGGACGGCTTCATCTTTGTAGTGGCGCCGGACGGAAAGATCATGTACATATCTGAGACAGCATCAGTCCATTTGGGACTCTCTCAG GTAGAGCTGACCGGGAACAGTATTTACGAATATGTCCACCCCGCCGACCACGACGAAATGACTGCCGTTCTCACCCCACATCAGCCATACCACTCACATTTCGTCCAAG AATATGAGATGGAGCGCTCTTTCTTCTTGAGGATGAAATGTGTGCTGGCAAAGAGAAACGCCGGCCTCACCAGTGGTGGATATAAG gtgatCCACTGCAGCGGTTACCTAAAGATCCGTCAGTACAGCCTGGACATGTTGTCTTTCGACGGCTGCTACCAGAACGTGGGCCTGGTGGCGGTGGGACACTCTTTGCCTCCCAGCGCCGTGACAGAGATCAAGCTGCACAGCAACATGTTCATGTTCAGAGCCAGCCTCGACATGAAGCTAATCTTCCTCGACTCGAG gGTGGCAGAGCTGACTGGTTACGAGCCCCAGGACCTCATTGAGAAGACTCTGTACCACCACGTCCACAGCTGTGACACCTTCCACCTGCGTTGTGCCCACCACCTGT TGCTGGTGAAGGGCCAGGTGACTACTAAGTACTACCGTTTCCTAGCCAAACAGGGGGGCTGGGTGTGGGTGCAAAGCTACGCCACCATTGTCCACAACAGCCGCTCCTCCAGACCCCACTGCATCGTCAGCGTCAACTACGTTCTTAC agataCTGAGTATAAGGGAATGCAGCTGTCCTTGGACCAGATGACCCCTAGCAAGCCAGCGTTCCACTACAGCAGCCCTCCGAGTCgtacagaggagaggaaggggaccaAGTCCCGTATGACACACACCAAGGCCAAAATCAGAGTGTCTCCCTACCCACAGCAG TTTTCAGCCTTTCACCCCGAGCGTTCCGAGTCCGACCAGGACAGCCAATGGGGAGGCAGCCCTCTGACAGAATCTGCCTCCCCTCAGCTGCTGGACCAAGGTGAGGGAGCGGAGGGCGGGGCCTGTGCCTACAGACTCTACCCGGACTCCGGCTCCCTCTGCTATGGCCTGGCTCTCTCCGAGGAGGACCTCACGCACAGCCACAACCACTCCCACCATCCTGCCACTGCCTGCGACAGCGGTGCCCACTGCCAGGCTGGCCGTTACTTCCTGGGCGCTGCTCCCCAATCTGGACGGGAGGCCTGGTGGGACGCAACACGCTCCGTCCTCTCCCTGCCCAAGTCGTCTTTGGAGAATGGCGAGGGCTACGACCTCACTTCCTACCACAGCGTGGTCCATG GAAGGGGTCACTGGGATGAAGAGAGCGTGGTCAGCTCACCAGAAGGGGGCGGAGGCTCCACCAGTGACTCGGGCGAGCGTTGCCGCGATGGCACTGGCAGTGACCATTTCCGAGCGAGTCCTCAGGAGCCCAGCAAGATGGAGACTCTGATCCATGCCACGCAGCACATGATTAAGGAGGAGGAGAGCCGTTTGCAGCTGCGCAAGGGGCCACTGGACGCCCTGGGCCCAGTGGGGGGCCCCTCCAACAACAGCCCCTGCTCCTTCACCCCCTCTACCCTGCCCCTCCCTCAGGCCGCCATGCCTGGCGTGGTGTGCCGCGGGCCGGGGGTCGCCAACGGCATCAACCTCACCCTCACCTCCGAGCGCCTCTATCCCCGCGATGATGGCAGCAAGGTTTTGGATTCCCATGGCAACATCGACAACAACACAGCCAGTCCGGCGTCTCTGTCGCGCCTCAGCAGCCCCAGCACCGATGGGATCCCCAGGTCAGGCCTGTCTGTCTCAAAAGACTACCTGCATGGTCAGACAGACGtctcaccccaccaccaccctctAGGGCAGCAGGGGAGCCCACTGCCTTACCAGGCCCAGGAGATGCAGCCCCTGGACAGGCATGCTGCCTACGCCCTGACCGGCTACTCCCAGGTGCACCTGTATGACGCAGAGAGCCTGAGGAACTACTCGGGGCTGGGCTGCGGAGGGGCTCAGTACGACATGGTGCCCCACATGAGGATGCAGGCCGACCAGATGCAAGGACACAAGGGCACATCAGTGATCATCACCAATGGGAGCTGA
- the LOC110522003 gene encoding single-minded homolog 1-like isoform X3: protein MRAECLGEAWGHTSRTRTLDNVGREMGSHLLQVGSHILQTLDGFIFVVAPDGKIMYISETASVHLGLSQVELTGNSIYEYVHPADHDEMTAVLTPHQPYHSHFVQEYEMERSFFLRMKCVLAKRNAGLTSGGYKVIHCSGYLKIRQYSLDMLSFDGCYQNVGLVAVGHSLPPSAVTEIKLHSNMFMFRASLDMKLIFLDSRVAELTGYEPQDLIEKTLYHHVHSCDTFHLRCAHHLLLVKGQVTTKYYRFLAKQGGWVWVQSYATIVHNSRSSRPHCIVSVNYVLTDTEYKGMQLSLDQMTPSKPAFHYSSPPSRTEERKGTKSRMTHTKAKIRVSPYPQQFSAFHPERSESDQDSQWGGSPLTESASPQLLDQGEGAEGGACAYRLYPDSGSLCYGLALSEEDLTHSHNHSHHPATACDSGAHCQAGRYFLGAAPQSGREAWWDATRSVLSLPKSSLENGEGYDLTSYHSVVHGRGHWDEESVVSSPEGGGGSTSDSGERCRDGTGSDHFRASPQEPSKMETLIHATQHMIKEEESRLQLRKGPLDALGPVGGPSNNSPCSFTPSTLPLPQAAMPGVVCRGPGVANGINLTLTSERLYPRDDGSKVLDSHGNIDNNTASPASLSRLSSPSTDGIPRSGLSVSKDYLHGQTDVSPHHHPLGQQGSPLPYQAQEMQPLDRHAAYALTGYSQVHLYDAESLRNYSGLGCGGAQYDMVPHMRMQADQMQGHKGTSVIITNGS from the exons ATGCGTGCagaat GTTTGGGTGAAGCTTGGGGTCACACGAGTCGAACGAGAACTTTGGACAATGTCGGACGTGAGATGGGATCCCATCTTCTCCAG gtTGGATCCCACATCCTCCAG ACATTGGACGGCTTCATCTTTGTAGTGGCGCCGGACGGAAAGATCATGTACATATCTGAGACAGCATCAGTCCATTTGGGACTCTCTCAG GTAGAGCTGACCGGGAACAGTATTTACGAATATGTCCACCCCGCCGACCACGACGAAATGACTGCCGTTCTCACCCCACATCAGCCATACCACTCACATTTCGTCCAAG AATATGAGATGGAGCGCTCTTTCTTCTTGAGGATGAAATGTGTGCTGGCAAAGAGAAACGCCGGCCTCACCAGTGGTGGATATAAG gtgatCCACTGCAGCGGTTACCTAAAGATCCGTCAGTACAGCCTGGACATGTTGTCTTTCGACGGCTGCTACCAGAACGTGGGCCTGGTGGCGGTGGGACACTCTTTGCCTCCCAGCGCCGTGACAGAGATCAAGCTGCACAGCAACATGTTCATGTTCAGAGCCAGCCTCGACATGAAGCTAATCTTCCTCGACTCGAG gGTGGCAGAGCTGACTGGTTACGAGCCCCAGGACCTCATTGAGAAGACTCTGTACCACCACGTCCACAGCTGTGACACCTTCCACCTGCGTTGTGCCCACCACCTGT TGCTGGTGAAGGGCCAGGTGACTACTAAGTACTACCGTTTCCTAGCCAAACAGGGGGGCTGGGTGTGGGTGCAAAGCTACGCCACCATTGTCCACAACAGCCGCTCCTCCAGACCCCACTGCATCGTCAGCGTCAACTACGTTCTTAC agataCTGAGTATAAGGGAATGCAGCTGTCCTTGGACCAGATGACCCCTAGCAAGCCAGCGTTCCACTACAGCAGCCCTCCGAGTCgtacagaggagaggaaggggaccaAGTCCCGTATGACACACACCAAGGCCAAAATCAGAGTGTCTCCCTACCCACAGCAG TTTTCAGCCTTTCACCCCGAGCGTTCCGAGTCCGACCAGGACAGCCAATGGGGAGGCAGCCCTCTGACAGAATCTGCCTCCCCTCAGCTGCTGGACCAAGGTGAGGGAGCGGAGGGCGGGGCCTGTGCCTACAGACTCTACCCGGACTCCGGCTCCCTCTGCTATGGCCTGGCTCTCTCCGAGGAGGACCTCACGCACAGCCACAACCACTCCCACCATCCTGCCACTGCCTGCGACAGCGGTGCCCACTGCCAGGCTGGCCGTTACTTCCTGGGCGCTGCTCCCCAATCTGGACGGGAGGCCTGGTGGGACGCAACACGCTCCGTCCTCTCCCTGCCCAAGTCGTCTTTGGAGAATGGCGAGGGCTACGACCTCACTTCCTACCACAGCGTGGTCCATG GAAGGGGTCACTGGGATGAAGAGAGCGTGGTCAGCTCACCAGAAGGGGGCGGAGGCTCCACCAGTGACTCGGGCGAGCGTTGCCGCGATGGCACTGGCAGTGACCATTTCCGAGCGAGTCCTCAGGAGCCCAGCAAGATGGAGACTCTGATCCATGCCACGCAGCACATGATTAAGGAGGAGGAGAGCCGTTTGCAGCTGCGCAAGGGGCCACTGGACGCCCTGGGCCCAGTGGGGGGCCCCTCCAACAACAGCCCCTGCTCCTTCACCCCCTCTACCCTGCCCCTCCCTCAGGCCGCCATGCCTGGCGTGGTGTGCCGCGGGCCGGGGGTCGCCAACGGCATCAACCTCACCCTCACCTCCGAGCGCCTCTATCCCCGCGATGATGGCAGCAAGGTTTTGGATTCCCATGGCAACATCGACAACAACACAGCCAGTCCGGCGTCTCTGTCGCGCCTCAGCAGCCCCAGCACCGATGGGATCCCCAGGTCAGGCCTGTCTGTCTCAAAAGACTACCTGCATGGTCAGACAGACGtctcaccccaccaccaccctctAGGGCAGCAGGGGAGCCCACTGCCTTACCAGGCCCAGGAGATGCAGCCCCTGGACAGGCATGCTGCCTACGCCCTGACCGGCTACTCCCAGGTGCACCTGTATGACGCAGAGAGCCTGAGGAACTACTCGGGGCTGGGCTGCGGAGGGGCTCAGTACGACATGGTGCCCCACATGAGGATGCAGGCCGACCAGATGCAAGGACACAAGGGCACATCAGTGATCATCACCAATGGGAGCTGA
- the LOC110522003 gene encoding single-minded homolog 1-like isoform X4, which yields MRAECLGEAWGHTSRTRTLDNVGREMGSHLLQTLDGFIFVVAPDGKIMYISETASVHLGLSQVELTGNSIYEYVHPADHDEMTAVLTPHQPYHSHFVQEYEMERSFFLRMKCVLAKRNAGLTSGGYKVIHCSGYLKIRQYSLDMLSFDGCYQNVGLVAVGHSLPPSAVTEIKLHSNMFMFRASLDMKLIFLDSRVAELTGYEPQDLIEKTLYHHVHSCDTFHLRCAHHLLLVKGQVTTKYYRFLAKQGGWVWVQSYATIVHNSRSSRPHCIVSVNYVLTDTEYKGMQLSLDQMTPSKPAFHYSSPPSRTEERKGTKSRMTHTKAKIRVSPYPQQFSAFHPERSESDQDSQWGGSPLTESASPQLLDQGEGAEGGACAYRLYPDSGSLCYGLALSEEDLTHSHNHSHHPATACDSGAHCQAGRYFLGAAPQSGREAWWDATRSVLSLPKSSLENGEGYDLTSYHSVVHGRGHWDEESVVSSPEGGGGSTSDSGERCRDGTGSDHFRASPQEPSKMETLIHATQHMIKEEESRLQLRKGPLDALGPVGGPSNNSPCSFTPSTLPLPQAAMPGVVCRGPGVANGINLTLTSERLYPRDDGSKVLDSHGNIDNNTASPASLSRLSSPSTDGIPRSGLSVSKDYLHGQTDVSPHHHPLGQQGSPLPYQAQEMQPLDRHAAYALTGYSQVHLYDAESLRNYSGLGCGGAQYDMVPHMRMQADQMQGHKGTSVIITNGS from the exons ATGCGTGCagaat GTTTGGGTGAAGCTTGGGGTCACACGAGTCGAACGAGAACTTTGGACAATGTCGGACGTGAGATGGGATCCCATCTTCTCCAG ACATTGGACGGCTTCATCTTTGTAGTGGCGCCGGACGGAAAGATCATGTACATATCTGAGACAGCATCAGTCCATTTGGGACTCTCTCAG GTAGAGCTGACCGGGAACAGTATTTACGAATATGTCCACCCCGCCGACCACGACGAAATGACTGCCGTTCTCACCCCACATCAGCCATACCACTCACATTTCGTCCAAG AATATGAGATGGAGCGCTCTTTCTTCTTGAGGATGAAATGTGTGCTGGCAAAGAGAAACGCCGGCCTCACCAGTGGTGGATATAAG gtgatCCACTGCAGCGGTTACCTAAAGATCCGTCAGTACAGCCTGGACATGTTGTCTTTCGACGGCTGCTACCAGAACGTGGGCCTGGTGGCGGTGGGACACTCTTTGCCTCCCAGCGCCGTGACAGAGATCAAGCTGCACAGCAACATGTTCATGTTCAGAGCCAGCCTCGACATGAAGCTAATCTTCCTCGACTCGAG gGTGGCAGAGCTGACTGGTTACGAGCCCCAGGACCTCATTGAGAAGACTCTGTACCACCACGTCCACAGCTGTGACACCTTCCACCTGCGTTGTGCCCACCACCTGT TGCTGGTGAAGGGCCAGGTGACTACTAAGTACTACCGTTTCCTAGCCAAACAGGGGGGCTGGGTGTGGGTGCAAAGCTACGCCACCATTGTCCACAACAGCCGCTCCTCCAGACCCCACTGCATCGTCAGCGTCAACTACGTTCTTAC agataCTGAGTATAAGGGAATGCAGCTGTCCTTGGACCAGATGACCCCTAGCAAGCCAGCGTTCCACTACAGCAGCCCTCCGAGTCgtacagaggagaggaaggggaccaAGTCCCGTATGACACACACCAAGGCCAAAATCAGAGTGTCTCCCTACCCACAGCAG TTTTCAGCCTTTCACCCCGAGCGTTCCGAGTCCGACCAGGACAGCCAATGGGGAGGCAGCCCTCTGACAGAATCTGCCTCCCCTCAGCTGCTGGACCAAGGTGAGGGAGCGGAGGGCGGGGCCTGTGCCTACAGACTCTACCCGGACTCCGGCTCCCTCTGCTATGGCCTGGCTCTCTCCGAGGAGGACCTCACGCACAGCCACAACCACTCCCACCATCCTGCCACTGCCTGCGACAGCGGTGCCCACTGCCAGGCTGGCCGTTACTTCCTGGGCGCTGCTCCCCAATCTGGACGGGAGGCCTGGTGGGACGCAACACGCTCCGTCCTCTCCCTGCCCAAGTCGTCTTTGGAGAATGGCGAGGGCTACGACCTCACTTCCTACCACAGCGTGGTCCATG GAAGGGGTCACTGGGATGAAGAGAGCGTGGTCAGCTCACCAGAAGGGGGCGGAGGCTCCACCAGTGACTCGGGCGAGCGTTGCCGCGATGGCACTGGCAGTGACCATTTCCGAGCGAGTCCTCAGGAGCCCAGCAAGATGGAGACTCTGATCCATGCCACGCAGCACATGATTAAGGAGGAGGAGAGCCGTTTGCAGCTGCGCAAGGGGCCACTGGACGCCCTGGGCCCAGTGGGGGGCCCCTCCAACAACAGCCCCTGCTCCTTCACCCCCTCTACCCTGCCCCTCCCTCAGGCCGCCATGCCTGGCGTGGTGTGCCGCGGGCCGGGGGTCGCCAACGGCATCAACCTCACCCTCACCTCCGAGCGCCTCTATCCCCGCGATGATGGCAGCAAGGTTTTGGATTCCCATGGCAACATCGACAACAACACAGCCAGTCCGGCGTCTCTGTCGCGCCTCAGCAGCCCCAGCACCGATGGGATCCCCAGGTCAGGCCTGTCTGTCTCAAAAGACTACCTGCATGGTCAGACAGACGtctcaccccaccaccaccctctAGGGCAGCAGGGGAGCCCACTGCCTTACCAGGCCCAGGAGATGCAGCCCCTGGACAGGCATGCTGCCTACGCCCTGACCGGCTACTCCCAGGTGCACCTGTATGACGCAGAGAGCCTGAGGAACTACTCGGGGCTGGGCTGCGGAGGGGCTCAGTACGACATGGTGCCCCACATGAGGATGCAGGCCGACCAGATGCAAGGACACAAGGGCACATCAGTGATCATCACCAATGGGAGCTGA